In the Methyloterricola oryzae genome, one interval contains:
- a CDS encoding DUF4145 domain-containing protein, translated as MAGHDWPHGRDLFLHRPQPALLKLRQFGELLAQELTASFGLRDVGTSESQLDLLKRLDQAGALTVDIKQLFHKLRKAGNAASHGGLDDHRTALENLKLPAS; from the coding sequence ATGGCGGGCCACGATTGGCCACATGGCCGAGACCTATTCCTGCACCGACCCCAACCCGCCCTGCTCAAGCTGCGTCAGTTCGGCGAGCTGCTGGCGCAAGAACTGACGGCCAGCTTTGGGCTGCGTGACGTCGGGACCTCCGAGTCCCAACTGGATCTGCTCAAGCGCCTTGACCAGGCCGGCGCATTGACCGTCGACATCAAGCAGCTGTTCCACAAGCTGCGCAAGGCCGGCAACGCGGCCAGCCATGGAGGCCTGGACGACCACCGCACCGCCCTCGAGAACCTCAAGTTGCCCGCCAGTTGA
- a CDS encoding DUF429 domain-containing protein, producing the protein MARTAHAALGLLGELRPGLGYVIPLAWTPKLTDPISAIEVYPAATLVGRGCRSTGYKNAEQAPQRRETIAALPSDDVKLPDLPVLEQSAGALDAALCLVAAHDFLVGQAMAPPNLELAKREGWIWACHRSEGKQPYV; encoded by the coding sequence ATCGCTCGCACAGCCCATGCAGCCCTAGGCCTCCTGGGCGAACTTCGCCCGGGTCTGGGCTATGTCATCCCCCTGGCCTGGACACCGAAGCTGACCGACCCCATCAGCGCCATCGAGGTCTACCCTGCCGCCACCTTGGTTGGGAGAGGCTGCCGGTCCACCGGCTACAAGAATGCGGAACAGGCTCCGCAGCGCCGGGAAACCATCGCAGCACTCCCCAGTGACGACGTGAAGCTGCCGGACCTCCCGGTTCTGGAGCAAAGCGCCGGCGCACTCGACGCGGCCCTGTGCCTGGTGGCCGCGCATGACTTCCTGGTGGGCCAGGCTATGGCGCCTCCGAATCTCGAACTGGCCAAGCGTGAAGGGTGGATCTGGGCGTGCCATCGTTCTGAAGGTAAGCAGCCATACGTATAG